A genomic region of Exiguobacterium sp. Helios contains the following coding sequences:
- a CDS encoding cysteine hydrolase family protein, with protein MRALIVIDYTVDFVADEGKLTCGKPGQAIEGRIASLMDEFSSEDYVVIANDIHEEGDTFHPETVLFPPHNIRGTHGRDLFGQVAEMARVADHVIDKTRYSAFAGTDLDLRLRERSIHEVHLVGVCTDICVLHTAVDAYNLGYKIVVHADAVASFNAAGHDWALTHFKQSIGADVVGE; from the coding sequence ATGCGTGCGCTTATCGTGATTGATTATACGGTTGATTTTGTAGCCGATGAAGGAAAGTTGACGTGCGGAAAACCAGGACAGGCCATTGAAGGACGCATCGCTTCACTGATGGATGAGTTCTCATCAGAGGATTATGTCGTCATCGCAAACGATATTCACGAAGAAGGAGACACCTTCCATCCGGAAACCGTCCTCTTCCCACCCCACAACATCCGTGGTACTCATGGCAGAGATCTTTTCGGACAAGTAGCTGAGATGGCACGTGTCGCAGATCATGTCATCGATAAAACACGGTACAGTGCTTTTGCCGGAACGGATCTTGATTTACGGTTACGGGAACGTTCGATTCACGAAGTTCATCTCGTCGGTGTCTGTACGGATATCTGCGTCCTGCACACAGCGGTCGATGCCTACAATCTGGGATATAAAATCGTCGTCCATGCCGACGCCGTCGCAAGTTTTAACGCGGCCGGCCATGACTGGGCACTTACGCATTTCAAACAATCGATCGGCGCAGATGTCGTCGGCGAATAA
- a CDS encoding rhomboid family intramembrane serine protease produces MFSRTENLQTFTRSYPVVSLFILIQVVLFVIEQLNVFFNFGFSPLNYGAAINLFIGNGEWWRVVTATFLHYDFWHIAFNTFALIIFAPALERMIGHAKFASFYLLVGTLANVLTYFTKINEPLYGQAGASGAILGLLGFYVYLGRFKRTVISADDARLVYIFSAITAIFTLLGSNVSVFGHLYGFVLGFLAGFIFGKGTVPFTRPFNSGRRPASGGRIIHTSGSGQLGRIIFYVIVAFAVFGLLARFI; encoded by the coding sequence ATGTTTAGTCGAACGGAAAACCTACAAACGTTCACACGTTCTTATCCGGTCGTTTCGTTGTTCATTTTAATCCAAGTTGTCCTGTTTGTCATCGAACAGTTAAACGTCTTTTTCAACTTTGGCTTTTCGCCGCTCAATTACGGGGCAGCCATCAACTTGTTCATCGGGAACGGGGAATGGTGGCGTGTCGTGACGGCGACGTTCCTGCATTATGATTTTTGGCATATCGCCTTCAACACGTTTGCCCTGATCATTTTTGCACCTGCGCTAGAGCGGATGATTGGTCACGCGAAGTTTGCTTCCTTCTATCTTTTAGTCGGTACGCTCGCGAACGTCTTGACGTATTTCACGAAAATCAATGAACCGCTTTATGGTCAAGCCGGGGCATCGGGTGCTATTTTAGGATTGCTCGGTTTTTACGTCTACCTCGGCCGTTTCAAACGGACCGTCATCTCAGCCGATGATGCACGTCTCGTTTATATCTTTAGTGCCATCACAGCAATCTTCACATTACTCGGTTCAAATGTCTCTGTCTTCGGTCATTTATATGGTTTCGTGCTCGGATTCCTTGCCGGCTTCATTTTCGGAAAAGGCACCGTACCGTTTACACGACCATTCAATAGCGGAAGGCGTCCTGCATCAGGCGGTCGTATCATTCATACGAGCGGTTCCGGACAACTCGGACGGATCATCTTTTATGTCATCGTCGCCTTTGCCGTGTTTGGTCTGCTGGCTCGATTCATTTAA
- a CDS encoding metal ABC transporter solute-binding protein, Zn/Mn family gives MKKLLSAFTVAFASAAFLAACGSSESNQDATVEKLRVYTSTFATAAIAKEIGGTDIDVKMIVPPGADPHSYEPTSKQLTEIAQGDLFLLTGTTLEPYSKKIKASLKGNDVRFVETSTGIDLLEANATLHEHEGHDDHADEHAEEEHDHGKYDPHVWLDPNNAKMMAQSISTALAKEVPDKKATFEKNLAEFDTQADELDQNLQQAVDKGSKKELLVTHAAYGYLAERYGFSQLPIAGISPSDEPSQKQLAALVKEAKLHDLKYIAFEETVSPKVARVIQQEIGAEAITIHNLESVTKEQQNASYFDLMNENVTTLKQALQ, from the coding sequence ATGAAAAAATTACTTTCAGCTTTCACGGTCGCCTTTGCCAGCGCTGCTTTTCTTGCTGCCTGCGGTTCTTCCGAATCCAATCAAGATGCGACCGTTGAAAAGCTTCGGGTGTATACATCGACATTCGCTACTGCGGCAATCGCCAAGGAAATTGGCGGAACAGATATCGACGTCAAGATGATTGTCCCTCCCGGTGCCGATCCGCACTCGTACGAGCCGACGTCTAAACAACTGACAGAAATCGCACAAGGCGATCTGTTCCTCTTAACCGGTACGACGCTTGAACCGTACTCGAAAAAAATCAAAGCCAGTCTGAAAGGCAATGATGTCCGTTTCGTCGAGACAAGCACAGGAATCGACTTACTCGAAGCCAACGCCACGCTTCACGAACATGAAGGACACGATGATCATGCTGACGAACACGCGGAAGAAGAACATGATCACGGCAAATACGATCCCCATGTCTGGCTCGATCCGAACAATGCCAAAATGATGGCCCAATCGATTTCGACGGCACTGGCAAAAGAAGTACCGGATAAAAAAGCGACGTTTGAAAAAAACCTGGCTGAATTTGATACGCAGGCAGATGAGCTCGATCAAAATCTGCAACAGGCTGTCGATAAGGGCTCGAAAAAAGAATTGCTCGTCACGCATGCCGCTTACGGATATTTAGCCGAACGATACGGTTTCTCGCAATTGCCGATTGCCGGCATCTCTCCGTCGGACGAGCCTTCCCAAAAGCAACTGGCCGCTCTCGTCAAAGAAGCCAAATTGCATGACTTGAAGTATATCGCTTTCGAGGAGACGGTTTCTCCTAAAGTCGCCCGCGTCATCCAACAGGAAATCGGAGCCGAAGCGATTACGATCCACAACCTGGAGTCCGTCACGAAAGAACAGCAGAATGCCTCGTATTTTGACTTGATGAATGAAAATGTGACGACGCTCAAACAAGCACTTCAGTGA
- the acpS gene encoding holo-ACP synthase, whose translation MIFGIGLDLVELEQIRRTLERQPRIVKRILTAEEQKRFHTLSDGRKLEYLAGRFAAKEAFVKAFGTGIGAEVSWLDLEVLNEASGRPVMTGPFEGTIHLSITHSDHYAAAQVLLEKRSSDVSTNLDRN comes from the coding sequence ATGATTTTTGGAATAGGACTCGATCTCGTAGAACTGGAACAAATTCGCCGAACGCTCGAGCGTCAACCGCGTATCGTTAAACGGATTTTGACGGCAGAAGAACAAAAACGGTTTCATACGTTATCCGACGGGCGTAAGCTTGAGTATCTCGCAGGACGGTTCGCTGCCAAAGAAGCGTTTGTCAAAGCGTTTGGAACCGGCATCGGTGCCGAAGTATCCTGGCTCGATCTCGAAGTGTTGAATGAAGCCTCGGGACGCCCGGTCATGACAGGACCGTTTGAAGGGACGATTCATCTCTCGATTACCCATTCCGACCATTATGCGGCTGCACAAGTCTTATTAGAAAAGAGGAGTTCAGATGTATCGACCAACTTGGATAGAAATTGA
- a CDS encoding alpha/beta hydrolase: MKRETAWLMGGAAILTTAAAGASIWNNYGALLRWTEPALPLSEVQLAPRTILFKTVNQKELKLDLYYPPGDGPFPVAIYAHGGAFVRGNRDDVFCFTPIVERFLELGIAVCSIDYRLFEDGSYFPDNLEDVRDALCFLNQEANDLRIMRGRMVLWGDSAGAALMLTTALAPMEFIGEQTAECLLLISGVIALYPPTNFLLFKFIQTWIAHIKFYGGGRDEWRELMTRVSPVTHLTADSPPIMLLHGKKDPIVPFTQALHFVEKGADVGADVRLFSFPNGTHSLASFTQTENPLKIERLLERIETFSCQVLALPPRETLH, from the coding sequence GTGAAACGGGAAACTGCTTGGCTGATGGGAGGGGCGGCAATTTTAACGACAGCCGCAGCCGGAGCGAGCATCTGGAACAACTATGGTGCTTTATTACGATGGACGGAACCGGCGCTTCCACTGTCGGAAGTCCAACTCGCACCCCGGACGATTTTGTTTAAAACCGTCAATCAGAAAGAACTGAAGTTGGATTTATATTATCCGCCGGGTGATGGTCCTTTCCCGGTCGCGATTTATGCGCACGGGGGAGCCTTCGTCAGAGGGAACCGGGATGACGTCTTTTGTTTTACGCCAATCGTGGAGCGTTTCCTGGAACTCGGCATCGCCGTTTGCAGTATCGATTATCGCTTGTTTGAGGACGGCAGTTATTTTCCGGATAATCTGGAAGACGTTCGGGATGCACTTTGTTTCTTAAATCAGGAAGCGAACGATTTACGGATTATGCGGGGACGCATGGTGTTGTGGGGAGACTCAGCCGGTGCCGCGTTAATGCTGACGACGGCACTTGCCCCGATGGAATTCATCGGCGAACAAACAGCCGAATGCCTCCTGTTGATCAGTGGTGTCATTGCCTTGTATCCTCCGACGAACTTCCTCCTGTTCAAGTTCATTCAAACGTGGATTGCCCATATTAAGTTTTACGGAGGAGGGCGGGACGAGTGGCGGGAACTCATGACACGTGTTTCGCCGGTAACACATTTGACAGCAGACTCACCGCCGATCATGTTGTTGCACGGAAAAAAAGATCCGATTGTCCCATTTACGCAAGCGCTCCACTTCGTTGAAAAGGGAGCCGATGTCGGAGCCGACGTCCGGCTGTTTTCCTTCCCGAACGGCACGCATTCCCTGGCGAGCTTTACCCAAACCGAAAATCCGTTGAAAATCGAGCGGTTACTGGAACGGATTGAGACGTTTAGTTGTCAGGTCCTGGCGTTGCCGCCCCGGGAGACCCTTCACTAA
- the alr gene encoding alanine racemase, whose protein sequence is MYRPTWIEIDRDAIAHNVREIKAKIGHQTMMAVVKADGYGHGAVTVAEIALANGADLLAVALLEEAIELREAGIQAPILMLETLLPEHAPIASNYDVAVPVFSADWLREAKQHLTDVDHLRLHIKVDSGMGRLGLQTLEELDAVLKELDSDVMELEGIYTHFATADELNSRLFDEQQTVFLRFVERVPGIRYIHAANSAGAIRLIGQDPFNVVRIGIALYGAMPSDEMIPFYEFLRPAFSLKSRLMQIKQVEPGQTISYGATYTAPTDEWIGTVPIGYADGWSRKFQGYSLLVDGYPCEIVGRVCMDRLMIRLPHDYPIGTEVTLIGQGVPIDEAAHWLGTINYEVLCQFSKRVPRI, encoded by the coding sequence ATGTATCGACCAACTTGGATAGAAATTGATCGCGACGCAATCGCCCACAATGTACGTGAAATCAAGGCCAAAATCGGTCATCAAACGATGATGGCCGTCGTAAAGGCGGATGGATACGGACATGGTGCCGTGACGGTCGCGGAAATCGCTTTGGCAAACGGGGCAGATTTGCTGGCCGTCGCCTTGCTTGAAGAAGCAATCGAGTTACGGGAAGCGGGGATTCAGGCGCCGATTTTAATGCTCGAAACGCTTTTGCCGGAACACGCACCGATCGCCTCGAACTATGATGTTGCCGTGCCTGTTTTTTCAGCAGACTGGTTGCGGGAAGCGAAACAGCATTTAACGGACGTCGATCATTTACGACTCCATATTAAAGTCGACAGCGGAATGGGACGTCTTGGACTCCAGACACTGGAAGAGTTGGATGCCGTCTTAAAAGAGCTGGACTCGGATGTGATGGAGCTCGAAGGCATCTATACGCATTTCGCGACGGCTGATGAATTGAACAGCCGGTTGTTTGACGAACAACAGACCGTTTTTCTGCGTTTCGTCGAACGTGTGCCCGGCATTCGGTATATCCATGCGGCCAACTCGGCCGGCGCCATCCGTTTAATTGGACAGGACCCGTTTAATGTCGTCCGGATTGGGATTGCGTTATACGGAGCAATGCCGTCAGATGAAATGATTCCATTTTACGAATTTTTACGACCGGCTTTTTCACTAAAAAGTCGTCTGATGCAGATCAAACAGGTTGAACCCGGTCAAACGATCAGTTACGGTGCGACGTATACGGCTCCGACGGATGAGTGGATCGGAACGGTCCCGATTGGATACGCCGATGGCTGGTCTCGTAAATTCCAAGGATACTCATTGCTTGTCGACGGTTATCCGTGTGAAATCGTCGGACGGGTCTGTATGGACCGGTTAATGATCCGCTTACCGCACGACTATCCAATCGGAACAGAAGTCACATTGATCGGGCAAGGGGTACCGATTGATGAGGCCGCTCACTGGTTAGGGACGATCAACTACGAAGTACTGTGTCAGTTTTCGAAGCGTGTCCCGCGTATCTAG
- the rsbW gene encoding anti-sigma B factor RsbW yields MKNEQLEMTLPAKPEYVAIARLTVSGVANRMGYTYDDIEDIKIAVSEACANAVQHAYEGEQDGSMALTCNVYPDDRLEIIVKDNGVTFDKDSVKRQSEPITESHDLDSLHEGGLGILMIEALMDQVTIEKANGVTVHMTKYMNRDEVGQSASKVSTTPSQ; encoded by the coding sequence ATGAAGAACGAACAACTTGAAATGACACTTCCGGCAAAACCGGAGTATGTTGCAATTGCCCGATTAACCGTTTCAGGTGTCGCGAATCGGATGGGTTACACTTACGACGATATCGAAGACATTAAAATTGCTGTTTCTGAAGCATGTGCGAATGCCGTCCAGCATGCGTATGAAGGAGAACAAGATGGATCGATGGCTTTAACGTGTAACGTTTACCCGGACGATCGTCTTGAAATCATTGTCAAAGACAATGGTGTGACGTTCGATAAAGACAGCGTGAAGCGTCAAAGTGAACCAATCACGGAATCGCATGATTTAGACTCTCTGCACGAGGGGGGACTAGGGATCTTAATGATCGAAGCACTCATGGATCAAGTCACGATCGAGAAAGCAAACGGCGTCACTGTCCATATGACAAAATATATGAATAGAGATGAGGTGGGTCAAAGTGCCAGCAAAGTCTCAACAACGCCATCACAGTGA
- a CDS encoding histidine phosphatase family protein gives MTEICLVRHGQTDWNLNERIQGREDIPLNETGRWQAGMSAAYLAEEKWDVLISSPLSRAVETAEIIGRSIGLDVTETDERLVEREFGMASGQPVAGIYEAVQANDTERVPGLETEQEIQQRVFSAIEELTEKYRGQRLLIVCHSHTIKAALSSIDDSFSYRTPLKNACANYIRFSNRYEIDRINVADHIVDQTIRP, from the coding sequence ATGACAGAAATTTGTTTAGTGCGTCATGGTCAAACGGATTGGAATTTAAACGAGCGGATTCAAGGACGAGAAGATATTCCGCTCAATGAGACAGGGCGATGGCAGGCTGGAATGAGCGCAGCTTACCTGGCGGAAGAAAAATGGGACGTCTTGATTTCAAGCCCCTTATCGCGGGCAGTCGAGACGGCAGAAATCATCGGACGTTCAATCGGGCTGGATGTAACGGAGACGGATGAACGGTTGGTCGAACGGGAGTTTGGAATGGCATCAGGACAGCCCGTCGCCGGAATCTATGAAGCAGTCCAAGCGAATGATACGGAACGTGTACCGGGACTTGAAACCGAACAGGAAATTCAGCAGCGGGTCTTTTCGGCAATTGAAGAATTGACAGAAAAATATCGGGGACAACGCCTGTTGATCGTCTGTCACTCGCATACGATCAAAGCGGCATTATCCTCGATTGATGATAGCTTCAGTTACCGGACACCGCTTAAGAATGCATGTGCGAACTATATTCGTTTCTCCAACCGGTATGAGATTGACCGGATCAATGTCGCGGATCATATCGTAGATCAAACGATACGTCCTTAA
- a CDS encoding Na+/H+ antiporter NhaC family protein, with amino-acid sequence MNETIIPNKWALLPLLVFLVLFIGAGIFYDDFYKFPILIAALIALIFAAVTTKGSINQTVERIATGAGNPDIMIMVFIFLLAGAFSGTADAIGAIEATVNASLTFLPPSLLMSGLFIIAAFISMAMGTSTGTIAALAPIALGIHEATGVNVAIAAAAVVGGAMFGDNLSFISDTTIAAVRTQKTNMRDKFRTNFMIVLPAAILTVIILAFVSGTGDVVEAKAFEFYKLIPYLSVIVLALFGVNVILVLVGGTVLTGIIGMMDGSFGLSGFVLSMSEGLMGMAEISILTLLMGGLVSLITFNGGIAYLKEILTRKISQRRGAEFSMAALVSATNLATANNTISILVAGPLAAEIADTYDIDRKKSASILDIFSCGIQGIIPYGAQLLIAAELTKTASPELIPYLFYPFLLFVCGSLAIVFGFPRRKTADVRKKNVS; translated from the coding sequence ATGAACGAGACGATTATACCGAACAAATGGGCACTTCTACCGTTACTTGTCTTTTTAGTTCTTTTTATCGGTGCCGGTATTTTTTACGATGATTTCTACAAATTCCCGATTCTGATTGCGGCTTTGATTGCCTTGATTTTTGCGGCGGTCACAACGAAAGGCAGCATCAATCAAACCGTGGAACGGATTGCAACGGGTGCCGGAAATCCGGACATCATGATCATGGTCTTTATTTTCTTACTTGCCGGTGCCTTTTCCGGAACGGCCGATGCGATTGGCGCCATCGAAGCGACCGTCAACGCGTCGCTGACATTTTTACCGCCTTCTCTTTTAATGAGTGGATTGTTTATCATCGCTGCTTTCATCTCGATGGCGATGGGGACTTCGACCGGTACGATTGCCGCACTTGCCCCGATTGCTCTCGGAATTCATGAAGCAACAGGTGTCAATGTTGCGATTGCCGCGGCAGCTGTCGTCGGCGGTGCAATGTTCGGTGATAACCTGTCATTCATTTCCGATACAACGATCGCAGCAGTCCGGACGCAAAAAACCAATATGCGCGACAAATTCAGAACCAACTTCATGATCGTCTTGCCGGCAGCAATCCTGACGGTCATCATCTTGGCTTTCGTCTCAGGTACAGGAGACGTCGTCGAAGCAAAAGCGTTTGAGTTTTATAAATTGATTCCGTATCTGTCTGTCATCGTCCTCGCCTTGTTTGGTGTCAACGTCATCCTCGTCTTAGTCGGCGGAACCGTTTTGACGGGTATCATCGGTATGATGGACGGAAGCTTCGGCTTAAGCGGCTTCGTCCTGTCGATGTCTGAAGGATTGATGGGGATGGCAGAAATTTCGATCTTGACGTTATTAATGGGCGGACTCGTCAGCCTGATCACCTTTAACGGCGGGATTGCTTATCTGAAAGAAATCCTGACGCGGAAAATCTCACAACGCCGCGGCGCGGAATTCAGTATGGCGGCACTCGTCAGTGCAACGAATCTCGCGACAGCGAACAATACGATTTCGATTCTTGTCGCCGGACCACTCGCTGCGGAAATCGCCGATACGTATGATATTGATCGGAAGAAATCCGCCAGTATCCTCGATATCTTCTCGTGCGGTATCCAAGGAATCATCCCGTACGGAGCCCAGTTGCTGATTGCAGCGGAATTAACGAAAACGGCTTCCCCGGAACTGATTCCCTATCTGTTTTATCCGTTCCTGCTTTTCGTTTGCGGATCTCTTGCCATCGTCTTCGGCTTCCCGCGTCGAAAAACAGCTGATGTGCGTAAAAAAAATGTTTCGTAA
- a CDS encoding nicotinate phosphoribosyltransferase: protein MLQRNLALHTDLYLPRWMYIYWQEGRHNERAVFDVYYRSNPFEGGYVVFAGLENIIEYVQTLRFTEEDITYLQKMIGFPDEFKEELRNFKFSGSISSVKEGEIVFPNEPLVRIEARIFEAKLLQTAILNIANHESLIATKYARIRQSAPGAKFLEAGARRAQGIDAAYFGTRASYLAGFDVTSLASAGRDFGIPCGGTMEHADIQFHDDELTAFRTFAAYYPDQATLLVDTYDTLKSGLPNAIIVAKELEAKGHKLRGIRIDSGDLSYLSKRARTMLDEAGFPDVDIVLSGDLDEYVIQDLRIQGAQANTFLVGTRGITAYEQPALGMVYKLVAREVDGELIPVIKVSSSKAKTTTPHIKEVYRIVDRVTNKFKGDYVTLLDEDPTDLEAIDLIDVRDPSFRNRIENFNVERLLTPIFVDGELVYTVPTIEESRHFHEQQIGRLWEEYKRLRLPEVYAITFSDRLWKLKLDMIRDTRTASGLK from the coding sequence ATGTTACAACGTAATCTTGCACTTCATACTGATCTTTATCTGCCACGGTGGATGTATATTTATTGGCAGGAAGGACGTCATAATGAACGCGCTGTCTTTGACGTCTACTATCGGTCAAACCCGTTCGAAGGGGGTTATGTCGTCTTCGCCGGGCTCGAAAATATCATCGAATATGTTCAGACCCTCCGTTTTACAGAAGAGGACATTACGTATCTCCAAAAAATGATCGGTTTCCCGGACGAGTTCAAAGAGGAATTGCGCAACTTTAAATTCTCCGGTTCCATCTCAAGCGTCAAAGAAGGCGAAATCGTTTTCCCGAACGAACCACTTGTCCGGATCGAAGCCCGGATTTTCGAAGCAAAATTATTGCAGACGGCGATTTTGAATATCGCTAACCACGAATCCCTGATCGCTACGAAATATGCGCGGATCCGTCAATCGGCACCCGGTGCAAAATTCCTCGAAGCCGGTGCGCGTCGTGCCCAAGGCATCGATGCTGCTTACTTCGGAACCCGCGCGTCGTACTTAGCCGGTTTTGATGTCACGAGCCTTGCTTCTGCCGGACGAGACTTCGGTATTCCGTGCGGCGGAACGATGGAGCATGCCGATATTCAATTCCATGATGATGAATTAACGGCGTTCCGGACGTTTGCTGCCTACTATCCGGATCAAGCGACATTACTCGTCGATACGTACGACACGCTGAAAAGCGGTTTGCCGAACGCGATCATCGTCGCGAAGGAACTCGAAGCAAAAGGACATAAATTGCGCGGTATCCGGATTGATTCCGGCGATTTATCCTACTTATCGAAACGGGCACGGACAATGCTCGATGAAGCCGGCTTCCCGGATGTCGACATCGTCTTATCCGGTGATCTCGATGAATACGTCATCCAGGATTTACGGATTCAAGGGGCACAGGCGAATACGTTCCTCGTCGGAACACGCGGTATCACAGCATACGAACAACCTGCACTCGGTATGGTCTATAAGCTGGTCGCACGTGAAGTCGACGGCGAACTCATTCCGGTCATCAAAGTCTCGTCCTCAAAAGCGAAGACGACGACACCACACATCAAAGAAGTGTACCGGATTGTCGACCGCGTCACGAATAAATTCAAAGGTGATTACGTGACGTTACTGGATGAAGATCCGACTGATCTGGAGGCAATCGACTTAATCGACGTCCGTGATCCGTCATTCCGCAACCGGATCGAGAACTTTAACGTCGAACGGTTGCTGACGCCGATTTTCGTTGACGGAGAACTGGTATACACGGTCCCGACCATCGAAGAAAGCCGCCATTTCCATGAACAGCAGATCGGTCGTCTATGGGAAGAATACAAACGCCTCCGTCTGCCGGAAGTCTACGCCATCACCTTCAGCGACCGTCTCTGGAAACTGAAACTGGATATGATTCGCGACACACGGACCGCGAGCGGTCTCAAATAA
- a CDS encoding STAS domain-containing protein: MDLTIKTEQLDGQTHLYIAGEIDTYTAPKLRQELVPAVETNDVVVHLDEIHYMDSTGLGVFVGALKASKKNGTSFTLVGVSERIRRLFEITGLSSIITIDSGVRGGTQ, translated from the coding sequence ATGGATTTAACAATCAAAACAGAACAATTGGATGGTCAGACGCATCTCTATATCGCAGGAGAGATTGATACGTATACAGCACCGAAACTTCGTCAGGAACTTGTACCGGCAGTCGAAACAAATGACGTCGTTGTTCATTTGGACGAAATTCATTATATGGATTCAACAGGCCTTGGCGTATTTGTCGGAGCGCTTAAAGCATCAAAGAAAAACGGAACATCATTCACACTCGTCGGTGTTTCGGAACGGATTCGCCGTTTGTTCGAAATTACAGGTCTTTCAAGCATCATTACAATCGATAGTGGTGTACGAGGTGGAACACAATGA
- a CDS encoding type II toxin-antitoxin system PemK/MazF family toxin: MIVKRGDVFYANLSPVVGSEQGGVRPVLVLQNDIGNRFSPTVIVAAITAQIDKAKLPTHVEVYRERHGLERDSVILLEQVRTIDKRRLTDKVTHLDPDTMMKVNSAVAISLGLIDF; the protein is encoded by the coding sequence TTGATAGTCAAACGTGGCGACGTGTTTTATGCAAATTTGTCACCTGTGGTCGGATCGGAACAAGGAGGCGTTCGTCCTGTCCTTGTCCTACAAAATGATATTGGTAACCGATTCAGCCCAACTGTAATCGTGGCTGCGATCACGGCACAGATCGACAAAGCCAAACTACCGACCCATGTGGAAGTATATCGAGAGCGACACGGATTAGAACGTGATTCGGTCATCCTACTTGAGCAGGTCCGTACAATCGACAAACGCCGTCTAACGGATAAAGTCACGCACCTAGATCCTGACACGATGATGAAAGTAAATAGTGCCGTCGCGATCAGCCTAGGCTTGATTGATTTCTAG
- a CDS encoding 4a-hydroxytetrahydrobiopterin dehydratase yields the protein MKRLNEYEVEERLEGLAEWRVVDDEIVRVYTLDSFPAALDFVQEVGSIAEHLNHHPRIIIDYKNVTLAATTHDSGGLTSKDFELAEACDAI from the coding sequence ATGAAAAGGTTGAATGAGTATGAAGTGGAAGAACGTCTGGAAGGACTGGCGGAATGGCGTGTCGTCGATGACGAAATCGTCCGTGTCTATACATTGGATTCATTCCCGGCAGCACTTGATTTTGTACAGGAGGTTGGTTCGATAGCGGAACATCTCAACCATCATCCGAGAATCATCATTGACTATAAGAACGTTACGCTTGCTGCGACGACCCACGATTCAGGCGGTCTGACTAGCAAAGACTTCGAACTCGCGGAGGCCTGTGATGCCATCTAA
- a CDS encoding YwpF family protein — MKTFKLCTLRILMDESGRDTTIPVTIKDGLTVSTDQTAQWVAEIVVLENDQPIIDELFNKNLRALIEITISRPDNDPAAMIVTPLESTPLSEGVSYLFKGKMVMMKNDLSESILREVVEDHFTGEALIQEYKDRRSKRGAHITSIAKETFKQYLHENPTIS; from the coding sequence TTGAAAACCTTTAAATTGTGCACCTTACGTATTTTAATGGATGAATCCGGCCGGGATACGACGATTCCCGTTACGATCAAAGATGGACTGACTGTCAGCACGGATCAGACGGCACAGTGGGTCGCTGAAATTGTCGTCCTGGAAAATGATCAACCGATCATCGACGAGTTATTCAATAAAAATTTACGGGCCTTGATTGAAATTACGATTTCCCGACCTGATAATGATCCGGCTGCGATGATTGTGACGCCGCTTGAATCGACTCCCTTAAGTGAAGGGGTATCGTACCTGTTCAAAGGAAAGATGGTCATGATGAAAAATGACTTGTCGGAATCGATCTTACGCGAAGTCGTCGAGGATCATTTCACCGGTGAAGCCTTGATTCAGGAATACAAAGACCGGCGTTCAAAACGCGGCGCACATATTACGAGTATCGCGAAAGAAACGTTTAAACAGTACCTCCACGAAAATCCAACCATCTCTTAA